Part of the Hyphomicrobium album genome is shown below.
TTGCCCGCCCATAAGGCCGCTACGGCCTATGCAACCTTAACGTTAGCCGGGCAAGCGTTCAAGAACATTATGGGAACACGAGGCGCTCCGGGCGAGCTACCTCCCGCACGTATGCAAACGCGACTTTCACCCATGCGACGTCGCGCACCGGCTCTGCAGGAGCGGCGCGAACCAATATCGGCCTCGGGGCGTTCGCCAGCTTGAGGAGGACCCCGCCAATGAAATCAGCACTCGCGATTGTGACCGCCTTGATGCTGCTCAGCGTTCCGGCTTCCGCCGATCCTCGGGACGAGGACGACCGCCACGGGCGCCGCGACTACCGCGTGCACGTCAGCGACGACGAATACGAGGAAGAGTTCCGGGTGGGCAACTGCAAGGTCGAGCGCGAATGGGAGCGCGACGGCGACTACAGGGAGGAGCGTGAGTGTGACCACGACGACTGACCCCGGCCTGTTGGAGGTAGGCAAAGCCTCCTCGAACTGGTTTGACCTTATCTTTGTCGTCCAGGCGCGGGCCTGATAAGGTGTGCTTTGCCCCCTCCTTCAATCAGGGCACGAGAAATCCAATGGACCAGAGAATAATTCTGCTGATAGTTGCGGCGATCATTGTGCTGGGTATCGGTTGGTACGCAACCCAGACTCCGCCGGTGACTTCGCCAGCCGCGACGCCGCCTCCGGCGACAACACCGACGACGCCCCCGGCTCCGTAAGCCGGCTATCATTTGAGAGCGGCGTCTAAGCCGGCACGGGCAATGGCCGCACGGCCAGGATCGTCGTGTTGTCCTGGTGCGGATCGCGGATCGCCTCGACGGCGCGGATGAGCGCGTTGGCGACCGACTCGGCGCCGTCGTCGGCGTAGGCCGAGACGATGCGCTGGATCTCCGTCATGTCGAGCGTCTGCACGCCGTCGCTGGCGAGGATGACGTAGTCGCCGTCCTCCAACACCAGCGGCCGGCGCGAAACATCGACGAGGTCGAGCTCATCGCCGGTGACGGCGGAGCGCAGCATGTGCCGGCGCGGGTCGGTCTTGGCCTGCTCGGGCGTGATGCGCCCCAACGCGGCGAGCCGGTCGAGTTCCGGCGCCAGCGAGTGGTCCTCGTTCAACAGCGCGATCTCGCCGCGCCGGAACAGCAGCAGCGGACTGTCGCCGACACTGACCCACTCGACGCCCTCGTTGGTGAACACCGCGGCGACGAGCGTCGTGCCCATGCCGGCGAGCATGGGGTTGGCCCGCACCTGCGCGGCAATCGAATCGTTGGCAGCAGTGAGCGACTTCAAGAGCCGCTCCGGCCGCGCGCCATTGAGACCGGAGTAGGCCGAGATGAAGCTGTCGCACACCATGCGGCTCGCCAACGCGCCCGCGGTATGCCCACCCATTCCGTCGGCGAGCACGGCGACGAGCCGCGTCTGGTTCGCAGTCGGCAGCACGTCGCCGGTTCCGGCCGCCCTATCCTTGGGCGGCCAGAAGGCGCTGGAGTCTTCCTGATAGTCGCGCGCACCCTTGGTGGCGCGCGAGGCGTGATCGAACGGCTGCATCAGTCCTTGGCATCGGTCAGCTCGGCCCAGTCGAATTCCGCCCCGCAGAACGGCACGAAAACGAGCTGCGTGCGCCCGATCGTGATCACGTCCATCTGGTTCAGCTCGACCGCGCCGGTGGGGCGCTTGTCGTTGATAGAAACGACATTGGTCTTAGCTAGGTTCGGCACGAAAAGAAAAGATCGTGCGGCCGAATCATACCGGATATAGGCCTGCTCCTCCGAGGAAATCGTGTCATCGCCGAAATCCAGGGGGATGCGCTGGGTCGTGGCGCGGCCCAGGGTGTTGTTACCCTCGAAAATCGGGCGGAAGCTGCCCATTCCGGCGCCGCCGACGATGACCAGCCAGCCCACAACCGGGTCCTGCTCGAACTCGCCACGCTTCACCTGCACCTTGCCGCGCACGAGCTGGGTCCGCGGCGAACCCGTCGTTTCAACCTTCGGTGGGCCGCCGCGCACGACGCGCGTGGTCGGCGGGCTGCCGAACTCGAGATGCTTGTCCTGCGGCTTGAGCGAGGTCTGGCCCTTGACCTCGCGCGCGGCCTCCGCAGCGCTAAGGCCTGCAGGCGTAGGCGCGGCGGCGGGAGCGGCTTCGGGTTTCACCGGCTCGGCGGCGGTTTTCGGCGCCTCGGCCTTGGGCGCGAGCTGCGTCGCCGGCTCGACCGGAGCGGGTGCGGGGCCCCGCTGGGTGTCATCGCGGCTCGCGGCCGCCAGTGCATCCTTGAGCGAGCCGAGGAAGCGGCCTGACTTTACGCCCTGCTGAGACATGGTGACCTCCGTTGCGCCTTGGCGTTCTTCCGACATGTGCAGTCTCCCTTTTATGATCAACGCCAAGGCCCGCCAAATCTTGTGCAGCCGCGCCTCGAAGGTTGCGGCGTGCATGGGTCAAATGGGCCGGGCGTCGAATTTCAGTGCCACTTCGCCGATGCCGATGACATCGCCGGATTTCAGACTTCTCTCGCCGACGCGCTTGCCGTTGACCATCACGCCGTTGCCGTCGGCTCCGGACAGGTCGGTAATGACGACTTCGCCGTCGGTGCTGCGCCGGATGACCGCGTGATAGCGGTGCACGGTCTTTTGCATCAGGCAGACGTCGTTGTCGGCCTCGCGGCCGATGCGCAGCATGGTGCGGCCGATGACATAGCGATGCCCGCCGATCTCGACCCAGGCCTCGGTCGGCCAGGACGACAGCTCGGTGCGCGCCGTCACGTTGCGCGCGGTGCCCTCGGTGCGGCGCGCCGAGCGCGCGAGGCGCACGGTCGCATCGGGAGAGCGGCGCGATTGCCGCCGCAGCATGAACCCTGCGAAGGCCAGCGGCGGCAGCGCCATGAGAGCGGCGAGGACGAGCATCAATGCCGGCGCTCGCGTGTAGCTATCGCCGAGCCACGCGTTCAGTTGCAGCCAGGTGTCGGCTGCCGGCGTTGCCAAGGTCACGAGGTCGGAGATCAACACGGCGCGTCCCGGCTCACTTGTGGGCGCTGCTGCTGCAACATGGGTTTGAGAGATCGCGGCGGCGGCAATCGAGGGCTTCATCAGTGGCGACCACGGCGATCTCATGGTCTTCTTCTCGGATCAAATCAAAGTGCAGCCTCGGGCGGCATGACGGCGAGAACATGGCATTCAGAGCGGCAGCTCAGATTTGTTCGCAAGACTTGCATGCTCTATCCGCCGCCACATTTGCCCGCCATAAGTGTGTCGGAGGCGGTACGGCAAATTGACGGACGGCGCGCGGCGTTGCATGTGAGCCGAAAGACCGACGTCACGGAGAGCCATGACGAATCTCATCGCGCTGCCAAGCGGAACCGAGCTGGTCGGCGATTATCGCATCGAGCGCGTGCTGGGCGCCGGCGGCTTCGGCGTGACCTATCTCGCCGACGAGATCGCTCTCGCGCGCATGGTGACGATCAAGGAGTATTTCCCGAGCGATATCGCCGCCCGCAATGGCGGCATCGACGCGGCGCCCCGTTCGCAGGATTGCGCCGGCGACTACCGCTGGGGCCTCGACCGCTTCATCGAGGAAGCGCAGACGCTCGCCAAGTTCGATCACACGAATATCGTCCGCGTTTACCGCTACTTCCGCGCGAACAACACGGGCTACATGGTCCTCCACTTCGAGGAAGGCCAGAGCCTCAAGGCCTGGCTCAAGAGCCTGGGACGCGCCCCGCGACAGAAGGAGCTCGATGCGATCCTCGGGCCCCTGCTCGACGCGCTCGAGCTGATCCATAAGGCCGACTTCCTCCATCGCGACATTGCGCCGGATAACATCATCATCCGCAAGTCGGGCGACCCGGTGCTCATCGACTTCGGCTCGGCGCGCGGCGAGATCGCCTCGCACACCAAGACCGTGTCGGCGCTCGTCAAGCCGGGTTACAGCCCCTACGAGCAATATGCCGAGACAAGCCGCCAGCAGGGGCCGTGGACCGACATCTACGCGCTCGCCGGTACGCTCTATCACGCGGTAACCGGCAAGCGACCGCCCGATGCCCCCTCGCGCATGGTCAAGGACGAGCACGTCCCGGCGCGTGAGGCGGCACTTAGTTCCTACCGCACCAACTTCCTGAAGGCGATCGACAAGGCGCTTTCTCTCGGCGTCGATGCCCGGCCTCAGTCGATCGCCGCGTGGCGCGCCGAGCTTCTCGCACCCGATCCGGTGCGCACGAGTTGGCTCGGACGCGCCGGCGATCGCGGGAAGAACCGCAACAAAGAAAAGGAACCCGAGTTCGCCGAGCCTGTATCGGCCGCCGCACCGGCACCTGCGCCGGCAGCCATCGCCGCGACGGTGGCGGTTGCACCAACGGTCCCCGTCGCGCCTGCGTCGGCCACTCCCCCCCCGCCCGATGCGCCGGGTCCGAAGGGTGGCCTGCTCGATTTCCTCGAAGGGTTGCGCAAGAAGCCGGATGGAGAGGGTGCGCCGATCATCATCGCCGCCGCCTCGACGCCGGTCGCCGTACCGGCACCGGCCGCGAAGGTCGAACCGCCGCCCGCCGTTCTGAAGAAGAAGTCGCAGTCCAAGAAGCCGATCCCCAAGGAGCGTGCGCTCGTCGTCGTCAAGTCGCCCGGTCGGGCGCGCCCGCGCCGCCTGAAGGGCAGCCGCCCCAGCCTGCTGCCGATCATGTTCAAGCTGCTGGTCGGCGTCGGCGTCGCCAGCGCTGCCGTCGCTATGCAGGACCGCTTTCCGCAGTTCGAGAGCCGCGGCTCGGCGACGACGACAACCGGAGCGACATCCGGCATCACGACCGGAACGACAGCCCCGGTGCAGCAGCAGGCGCAGACGCCAGCGCCGGTGATCGTCACCCCGATTGCCGAGATCGACGCCCATCGCGGGACGGTGACCCGGGCCGCCTACACCGCCGATGGCCGGCGCATCGTCACGACCGGCGCCGACGGCACGATGAAGCTGTGGGACGCCAACTACCGGAATTTGGTGCGTACCATCGAGCTCGACGATGGCCCGGCGACGGCGCTGGCGCTCAACGGCTCGCGGGCGCTCACCGGGCACGCCAACGGCAAGGTTGTGCTGTGGGACATCGACCGGGCCGAGAAGATTGCCAGCGTGCAGCGCAACGAGGCGAACATATGGGCCGTTGCATTCGTGGGTGACGGCGACCGGTTCGCCACCGCCAGCCACGACTGGAAGGTGACGCTGTGGGATGCCCGCCAGGCAGCGGCGCCGCTGCAGGTGCTCGATGGGCATGAGAACGCCGTGCAGGCGCTCGCCTATTCCCCGCAGCAGCTCTTGCTTGCTTCGGGGAGCGCCGACAAGACCGTGCGCCTGTGGAGCCTCGACACGCTCGCCATGAAACGCGCCTACAAGGGCCAGCGCGACTTCATCACCTCGGTCGGATTTTCGCAGAACGGCAAGTTGCTCGGCGCCGGCGCGCTCGACGGGCGTATCCAGATCTGGTCGGTGCTGTCGTCGCGGCGGCTGCGCACGCTGACCGGTCACCGCGGACGGGTCGCCGACGTCGCCTTTGCGCCTTCGGGCGAAGAGCTCGCCTCGGCTGGCGAGGACGGCACCGTGCGGTTGTGGGACCTGCGCCGCGGGCGCATCCTGCGCGCCCTCACCGGCCACATCGGCGGCGCCACGTCGGTTGCCTTCTCGCCCACCGGCGAGCAGATCGCCTCCGCCGGCGTCGATGGTCGCGTGCGCATCTGGGCCGTGCCTCCCGGACAGCTCGCTCGGGAATAGGCCGCCCTTTCCGCGCGTTAGTCGGCAGAATACGCACGCGCGGAATTTATATGCACAGCTTGTCACCGGGACCGGCCGCCGCAGCGCGCCGTTCTCGACGCCGTCGCCGAAGCGGGCCACAATGTGCGCGGAATGAAAACAAGAAGGACGAAGCCGGTGCCATGGAACTAGACCCCGTCCTCTTGGCCCGCATTCAGTTCGGCTTCACCATCACCTTCCACATCATCTTCCCGAGCTTCACCATCGGGCTCGCGGCGTTCATCGCCACGCTGCTCGTGCGCTGGCGTATGACGGGGCGCGACCACCTGCACCGGCTGGCGCGCTTCTGGACGAAGATCTTCGCCGTGTCGTTCGCCATGGGCGTCGTCTCCGGCATCGTCCTCTCCTACCAATTCGGCACCAACTGGAGCAATTTCTCCGTCGTCGTCGGCAATGTGCTCGGGCCGCTGCTCGGCTACGAGGTGCTGACCGCCTTCTTCCTCGAGGCGACGTTCCTCGGCATCATGCTGTTCGGCTGGAATCGCGTGCCGCCCAACATCCACGTGCTGTCGGCGGTCCTCGTGGCGATCGGCACGTCGCTGTCGGCATTCTGGATCCTTGCCGCCAACAGTTGGATGCAGACGCCCGCGGGCCACGAGGTGATCAACGGCATCGCCTACCCGGTTGACTGGCTGCAGATCATCTTCAACCCGAGCTTCCCCTACCGCTTCGCGCATATGTTCACCGCCGCCTACCTGACGACGTCGCTCGTCGTGCTGGCGGTGGGCGCACGCTATCTCTTCAAGGATCGCTACCCCGAGGAAGCGAAGACGATGATGCGCATGGGCCTCGGCATGGTGGCGATCCTCGCCCCGCTGCAGGTGCTCATCGGCGACCAGCACGGCCTCAATACCTTGAAGCACCAGCCGGCCAAGGTGGCCGCCATCGAAAGCCATTGGGACGGATCGGAGCCGGGTGCGCTAGTGCTGTTCGCCATTCCCAACGAGAAGGAAGAGCGCAACGACTTCGAGATCGCCATTCCCTATGGCGCGAGCTTGATCCTCACCCACAAGGCCGACGGGCTGTTCCCCGGCCTGAAGGAATTCGCGCCGACCGACCGGCCGCCGGTGTTCCCGGTGTTTCTGTCGTTCCGCCTGATGGTCGGCATGGGCGTGCTGATGCTGCTGATCGGCTTCGTCGGCGCCTGGCTGTGGTTCAGGGGTAAGCTCTTCGATACGCGCTGGTACCTGCAATACGTGCAATACGCCTGGCCGCTGGGCTTCATCGCCATTCTGGCCGGCTGGTACACGACCGAGATCGGGCGGCAGCCGTGGATCGCCTCCGGCATCCTGCGCACCGCCGATGCCGCGTCGCCCGTATCGGGCGGGGCGGTATTCACGACGCTGGTCCTGTTCGTCATCGTCTACGGCATCGTGTTCTCGATGGGCATCTACTACATCAACCGGCTGATCGAGTACGGCCCCAAGGGAAGCGCGGCCGAGCCGCCCGCCGGCCTGCCCAACCGTCCGCTCACCGCGGCCGAGCCGGCAGCGCAAGAAGCGATCGAGAGGACCTGACGCATGGACGCGATCGCCTTCTGGCTTCCGGTGGTGTGGGCCGCGATCATCGGCATCGCGGTGGCGCTGTACGTGATCCTCGACGGGTTCGATCTGGGGCTCGGCATCCTCTTCCCGTTCACGCCGGAGGAGGAGCGCCGCGACGTGATGATGAACTCGGTCGCGCCCTTCTGGGACGGCAACGAGACGTGGCTGGTGCTCGGCGGCGGCGGCTTGCTGGTGGCGTTTCCGCTCGCCTATGCGGTGATCATGCCGGCGCTCTACCTGCCGATCATCATCATGCTGCTGGGCTTGATCTTCCGCGGCGTCGCCTTCGAGTTCCGCTGGACCGCAAAGCCGAGCCACCAGTTCTGGGACAACGCCTTCGCCTACGGGTCGATCGTCGCCACGTTCATGCAGGGCGTGGTGCTCGGCGGTTACGTGCAGGGCATCAACGTCCAGAACAACCAGTTCGCCGGCGGCACCTTCGATTGGCTCGCGCCGTTCCCGCTGTTCACCGGGCTGTCGCTGCTCGTCGGCTACGCGCTGCTCGGCACCACGTGGCTGGTGATGAAGACCGAGGGCGAGCTCGCGGTGAACGCGCGCCGCTGGGCGCAGTATCTGCTCCTCGCCGTGCTCGTCATCATGGCGATCATCAGCCTATGGACGCCGCTCGCCTTCGAGCGCATCGCCGACCGCTGGTTCACCTGGCCGAATATCCTCTATCTGTCGCCGGTGCCGCTGCTCACCGCCCTCGCCGCCTTCACCTGCTGGTGGGGGCTGACGACCGGACG
Proteins encoded:
- a CDS encoding FHA domain-containing protein, whose amino-acid sequence is MRSPWSPLMKPSIAAAAISQTHVAAAAPTSEPGRAVLISDLVTLATPAADTWLQLNAWLGDSYTRAPALMLVLAALMALPPLAFAGFMLRRQSRRSPDATVRLARSARRTEGTARNVTARTELSSWPTEAWVEIGGHRYVIGRTMLRIGREADNDVCLMQKTVHRYHAVIRRSTDGEVVITDLSGADGNGVMVNGKRVGERSLKSGDVIGIGEVALKFDARPI
- the cydB gene encoding cytochrome d ubiquinol oxidase subunit II, with the translated sequence MDAIAFWLPVVWAAIIGIAVALYVILDGFDLGLGILFPFTPEEERRDVMMNSVAPFWDGNETWLVLGGGGLLVAFPLAYAVIMPALYLPIIIMLLGLIFRGVAFEFRWTAKPSHQFWDNAFAYGSIVATFMQGVVLGGYVQGINVQNNQFAGGTFDWLAPFPLFTGLSLLVGYALLGTTWLVMKTEGELAVNARRWAQYLLLAVLVIMAIISLWTPLAFERIADRWFTWPNILYLSPVPLLTALAAFTCWWGLTTGREVVPFMAAVSLFLLGFIGLGISTVPYLVPPTLTFWDTAAVPSSQIFMLVGTLIMLPMILGYTVFVYWTFRGKVREGEGYH
- a CDS encoding PP2C family protein-serine/threonine phosphatase translates to MQPFDHASRATKGARDYQEDSSAFWPPKDRAAGTGDVLPTANQTRLVAVLADGMGGHTAGALASRMVCDSFISAYSGLNGARPERLLKSLTAANDSIAAQVRANPMLAGMGTTLVAAVFTNEGVEWVSVGDSPLLLFRRGEIALLNEDHSLAPELDRLAALGRITPEQAKTDPRRHMLRSAVTGDELDLVDVSRRPLVLEDGDYVILASDGVQTLDMTEIQRIVSAYADDGAESVANALIRAVEAIRDPHQDNTTILAVRPLPVPA
- a CDS encoding serine/threonine-protein kinase, translated to MTNLIALPSGTELVGDYRIERVLGAGGFGVTYLADEIALARMVTIKEYFPSDIAARNGGIDAAPRSQDCAGDYRWGLDRFIEEAQTLAKFDHTNIVRVYRYFRANNTGYMVLHFEEGQSLKAWLKSLGRAPRQKELDAILGPLLDALELIHKADFLHRDIAPDNIIIRKSGDPVLIDFGSARGEIASHTKTVSALVKPGYSPYEQYAETSRQQGPWTDIYALAGTLYHAVTGKRPPDAPSRMVKDEHVPAREAALSSYRTNFLKAIDKALSLGVDARPQSIAAWRAELLAPDPVRTSWLGRAGDRGKNRNKEKEPEFAEPVSAAAPAPAPAAIAATVAVAPTVPVAPASATPPPPDAPGPKGGLLDFLEGLRKKPDGEGAPIIIAAASTPVAVPAPAAKVEPPPAVLKKKSQSKKPIPKERALVVVKSPGRARPRRLKGSRPSLLPIMFKLLVGVGVASAAVAMQDRFPQFESRGSATTTTGATSGITTGTTAPVQQQAQTPAPVIVTPIAEIDAHRGTVTRAAYTADGRRIVTTGADGTMKLWDANYRNLVRTIELDDGPATALALNGSRALTGHANGKVVLWDIDRAEKIASVQRNEANIWAVAFVGDGDRFATASHDWKVTLWDARQAAAPLQVLDGHENAVQALAYSPQQLLLASGSADKTVRLWSLDTLAMKRAYKGQRDFITSVGFSQNGKLLGAGALDGRIQIWSVLSSRRLRTLTGHRGRVADVAFAPSGEELASAGEDGTVRLWDLRRGRILRALTGHIGGATSVAFSPTGEQIASAGVDGRVRIWAVPPGQLARE
- a CDS encoding cytochrome ubiquinol oxidase subunit I, which gives rise to MELDPVLLARIQFGFTITFHIIFPSFTIGLAAFIATLLVRWRMTGRDHLHRLARFWTKIFAVSFAMGVVSGIVLSYQFGTNWSNFSVVVGNVLGPLLGYEVLTAFFLEATFLGIMLFGWNRVPPNIHVLSAVLVAIGTSLSAFWILAANSWMQTPAGHEVINGIAYPVDWLQIIFNPSFPYRFAHMFTAAYLTTSLVVLAVGARYLFKDRYPEEAKTMMRMGLGMVAILAPLQVLIGDQHGLNTLKHQPAKVAAIESHWDGSEPGALVLFAIPNEKEERNDFEIAIPYGASLILTHKADGLFPGLKEFAPTDRPPVFPVFLSFRLMVGMGVLMLLIGFVGAWLWFRGKLFDTRWYLQYVQYAWPLGFIAILAGWYTTEIGRQPWIASGILRTADAASPVSGGAVFTTLVLFVIVYGIVFSMGIYYINRLIEYGPKGSAAEPPAGLPNRPLTAAEPAAQEAIERT
- a CDS encoding FHA domain-containing protein; protein product: MSEERQGATEVTMSQQGVKSGRFLGSLKDALAAASRDDTQRGPAPAPVEPATQLAPKAEAPKTAAEPVKPEAAPAAAPTPAGLSAAEAAREVKGQTSLKPQDKHLEFGSPPTTRVVRGGPPKVETTGSPRTQLVRGKVQVKRGEFEQDPVVGWLVIVGGAGMGSFRPIFEGNNTLGRATTQRIPLDFGDDTISSEEQAYIRYDSAARSFLFVPNLAKTNVVSINDKRPTGAVELNQMDVITIGRTQLVFVPFCGAEFDWAELTDAKD